A portion of the Phyllopteryx taeniolatus isolate TA_2022b chromosome 15, UOR_Ptae_1.2, whole genome shotgun sequence genome contains these proteins:
- the zgc:162472 gene encoding transcription factor TFIIIB component B'' homolog isoform X2, translated as MFRRSRFSVRPNVGGAGRTPAPLQEAALVSQETKEAPKDVDENVPTSAATDAKPVEAPVAKAPAPSDANDPSGDGTSSSAAVQRRKRFSVKPRVAPGRLATLPRTPKSPAKVGSQSPPKISNLEPKTPPQAAPLGVQSLTLPEAEPVVTSCDGLGSAAAATADHSPKGNKKIEKVWSGGSLTKVSPRPPYKVAPLDKEAAALSEKARTLLSSKSRKSPSIPRFSLSRLLNDPSDIQRLEKAQKLRELLRQEMRKEKGAKRAKRKHVKEYALDPSKMIMRDLIHYLPLSNPMSSSVEDDTQENETMVPFSPRREKSPERVQKPDPEAVVKTGCQVVEEQEEAAEEEEEDEEALMVPRVKVAEDGTLILDEESLTVEVQRAKGPNPAEDRDPIFERGSTTTYSSFRASTYCKPWTSEETDMFFLAISMVGTDFSMIGQLFHNRTRAEIRNKFKREERQNSWRIDKAFRERRKLDIEYFSKLLEKILEVQANRKKLKSLVEKNAPKKRQRRSKVAKSKAFVDELIDSEGDEDDGEIDGFCSSEAEDGEKENDELCKDGKVLVSKTKSKRKRQSAEDVSAAKLKKMKSKAGEKSDEEDNACIPKDTEAAFSQAQPDSQVCESTGTDESSEHASVKPAKLSRGGAAKPVLPLGRKWSKKLQPPPPLVANAEDDASAKDNDGVMNEDSKEQMNNETSSPARGASEEEEEEEEEGDDDDDDDDGTSSGDDFSAKPAKPTRYGRVPKPPSLLNYPTKEEKPTSTPEPKCASKRARSAKAPSAALPSKKSKLITLRASQSESSDNEEEEQAQQRDDEEAFVPAILRSPLVVIPQVDETIENVIDYLSFEHNEVSEMDSYNEAAQMLLAIGNGVDLSQSDTMRDQGTDIALESVDEPNKLLEEEIVAELIEKNCSSPIPSASSDHRVTPTNENSTSVPTKMESSPQRTVSGPDSSPTVSSGPQSRRGHSSEVKPKPNLAKASRTAHSKSQPEASPVKSAVASLSPLLSKETAPMIGKCDQPSENQTCDLTKANFDLTLELAAIEAKSTNAESGPNYGAALDVAVTEPQTGESNTPLVQKSGDHDTVRQEVLECQKSIEVQETRTRFPKVKPKPNISQLSRSARFKPQTTNETSLSANMESTCKTTAEVDPQLASLETPDQSISSTLTPIINIGSGLIPSEELNSSVEKNEAGAGHAARETKPTDSKIVESVRNYEMSSDAEATESQAKESKALVDQEGGDHDCNLQDLPECQTPSKVISTHQTRRSRFPKVKPKPNLSQISRNEQSKPETSKESSPSRNLGSTCKTIAQIEPQAACTSSFEAPRQSTSLASTVTPIMNSSASMIQSEELTSSEEKMVAVEHAAGDTKSTDADEVESGQNNESVSEPKEQESKTPLVPEGGDHGTAMQEESECQKPRTVLPLQQTWRSRFKRIKPNLPQMSRMSQSKPQLTKETSQSDVESQPTCTLSLGTSAQSASSASNLTSIMNLSSSVMLSKEQTSSEKNMLGIGLAAGDKTSTDPETVESGCNNETAEVIEPQAQELKKALDQEGGDYDKALPECQKLSEVVSAQQTKRSRFPKVKPKPNVCTSRTAHAKPQTTKEISLSPNLDSTCIKTAKVQTQPAGISLELPIQSTSSASTVTPIINLGASMIPSEELTPSEQKMAGIELAAGDTESTNSETIGSVCKNEVSSDVLLAEPQAEESNKLLDQEGGDHVSSLQELLKCQKPNEVVSAHQTTSRFSKVKPKPNLCTSRSAQAKLRTTKEIIPSPNLESTCKTTAEVQSQSISTFSLKSPSQSTGCASTVTPIMNFSTSTIHSEELTPGEQTMAGVRLAAGDPLSTDPETVESVRNNEAASDATVKETNAEESNTPLDQESGDHDNTVQELPECQNPSKVVSRRSRFPKVKPNLSRIPRGSLSKSQNTKETSPSSDPGSTCKPTAEVESQPTCSFSLQKQTVSSSTVTPITNSTFMPSEEISSSEKILAPGPAARDLNSTIAEAVQSGRGYEAAAQSTSETCQNVPPSAMTSSDDNIDQEDSEASKHSQEIIQRRRRLPKIKPNMRSPARATLQSKDGLDKPSNVTSDCQTVPTRSEARPQRASNEVVSMEMSMSTTPQAQSGETPTVGEETASNVAPHQETVTMTGPLNSTTEAPSLNIPLPDSVLESSGTSEANLVTAEAQIPKC; from the exons ATGTTTCGCCGCTCGAGGTTCAGCGTTCGTCCCAACGTGGGCGGGGCCGGGAGGACGCCGGCTCCACTACAGGAAGCCGCCCTAGTGAGTCAGGAGACCAAAGAGGCTCCGAAAGACGTCGACGAAAATGTTCCGACCTCTGCGGCGACCGATGCCAAGCCAGTTGAAGCTCCTGTGGCTAAAGCTCCCGCCCCGAG TGATGCAAATGATCCAAGTGGGGATGGTACCAGCTCCTCGGCTGCTGTCCAGCGGAGGAAGCGCTTCTCTGTCAAGCCCAGAGTGGCGCCAGGCCGCCTCGCCACCCTCCCTCGAACGCCCAAGTCCCCCGCCAAGGTGGGCTCTCAAAGTCCCCCCAAAATTTCAAACCTCGAGCCAAAAACTCCACCCCAAGCGGCACCGTTGGGAGTCCAGTCGCTGACGCTGCCTGAAGCCGAGCCCGTCGTCACCTCTTGTGATGGTTTAGGATCAGCGGCTGCCGCCACCGCTGACCACTCtccaaaaggaaacaaaaaaatagagaaGGTATGGTCAGGCGGCAGTCTCACCAAAGTTTCTCCCAGGCCACCGTACAAAGTGGCCCCGCTGGACAAAGAAGCTGCGGCACTGTCGGAGAAAGCAAGGACTCTCTTGTCGTCGAAGAGCAGGAAGTCTCCGTCGATTCCCCGATTCTCCCTGAGTCGACTTTTGAACGACCCGTCAGACATTCAGAGGCTGGAAAAGGCTCAGAAGCTCCGCGAACTGCTCAGGCAGGAGATGCGGAAAGAAAAG GGTGCCAAGAGAGCAAAGAGGAAGCATGTCAAGGAATACGCTTTGGATCCCTCCAAAATGATCATGAGAGATCTCATCCACTACCTGCCTTTGTCCAACCCCATGTC GTCGAGTGTAGAAGACGACACTCAGGAGAACGAGACCATGGTTCCGTTTTCCCCAAGGAGAGAGAA ATCGCCAGAAAGAGTGCAGAAACCGGACCCAGAAGCTGTGGTGAAGACGGGTTGCCAGGTGGTGGAGGAACAGGAGGAGgcagcggaggaggaggaggaagacgaggaggcacTGATGGTGCCGCGGGTCAAAGTAGCTGAAGACGGCACGCTGATCCTGGATGAGGAGAG CTTGACTGTGGAGGTCCAGAGAGCTAAAGGGCCGAACCCGGCAGAGGACCGAGACCCCATCTTTGAGCGAGGCTCCACCACCACGTACTCCAGTTTCAGGGCGTCCACCTACTGCAAGCCTTGGACCAGCGAAG AGACGGACATGTTCTTCCTGGCGATCAGCATGGTGGGAACGGACTTCTCCATGATCGGCCAACTTTTTCATAACAGAACTCGAGCTGAGATAAGG AACAAATTTAAAAGAGAAGAGCGGCAGAACTCCTGGAGAATTGACAAAGCTTTCC GAGAGCGACGCAAGCTAGACATTGAGTACTTCTCCAAGCTTCTGGAGAAGATTCTAGAAGTCCAGGCCAACAGGAAGAAGCTCAAGTCGCTGGTGGAGAAGAACGCCCCCAAGAAGCGCCAGAGGCGATCAAAGGTCGCAAAGA GTAAAGCGTTTGTGGACGAGCTCATTGACAGCGAGGGGGACGAAGACGACGGAGAGATTGATGGCTTCTGCAGCTCCGAGGCGGAGGACGGAGAGAAAGAGAATGACGAGCTCTGCAAGGATGGGAAAGTCCTTGTCTCGAAGACCAAGAGCAAACGCAAACGCCAGAGTGCGGAGGACGTCTCAGCTGCAAAACTAAAGAAGATGAAAAGCAAAGCGGGAGAAAAGAGCGACGAAGAAG ACAATGCCTGCATACCCAAAGACACAGAAGCAGCCTTTTCTCAAGCTCAACCTGATTCGCAAGT GTGTGAAAGTACGGGGACGGACGAGTCATCCGAGCACGCTTCAGTCAAACCCGCCAAACTCTCACGAGGCGGAGCAGCCAAACCAGTCCTGCCCCTCGGCCGAAAGTGGAGTAAAAAGCTTcagcctcctcctccccttGTCGCGAATGCAGAAGATGATGCATCCGCTAAAGACAATGATGGTGTGATGAACGAAGACTCGAAAGAGCAG ATGAACAATGAGACATCATCACCTGCAAGAGGAGccagcgaggaggaggaggaggaggaggaggagggtgatgatgatgatgatgatgatgatggtactTCATCTGGTGATGATTTCTCTGCTAAACCTGCAAAACCCACTAG GTATGGGAGAGTTCCCAAGCCTCCCAGCCTCTTAAATTATCCTACCAAGGAAGAAAAGCCCACCTCTACACCTGAGCCAAAGTGCGCCTCCAAGAGGGCCAGATCGGCCAAGGCACCATCAGCTGCACTGCCGTCCAAAAAGTCCAAACTTATTACCCTCAGAGCATCTCAGTCTGAATCCAGCGACaatgaggaggaggaacagGCACAGCAGAGGGACGATGAAGAAGCGTTCGTGCCCGCCATCCTGCGCTCTCCCTTGGTTGTCATCCCACAGGTGGATGAGACAATAGAG AATGTTATTGACTACCTGTCTTTTGAACATAACGAAG TGTCTGAGATGGATAGCTACAACGAGGCTGCGCAAATGCTGCTGGCCATCGGCAATGGGGTTGACCTCTCTCAGTCAGACACCATGCGTGATCAGGGAACAG ACATAGCATTGGAGAGTGTAGATGAGCCCAACAAACTCTTGGAGGAAGAGATAGTAGCAGAATTAATCGAGAAAAACTGCTCCAGCCCAATCCCGTCTGCGTCATCGGACCATAGAGTCACACCGACGAATGAGAATTCCACCTCAGTGCCCACAAAAATGGAATCTTCACCTCAGAGAACTGTTTCAGGCCCTGACTCAAGCCCTACTGTGTCATCGGGCCCACAGAGCAGAAGAGGTCACTCATCTGAGGTGAAACCAAAACCTAACCTTGCTAAAGCCTCAAGGACCGCACATTCCAAATCCCAACCAGAAGCATCACCAGTAAAGTCTGCTGTGGCGAGTCTTTCTCCCCTCCTTTCTAAAGAAACAGCCCCTATGATAGGAAAGTGTGATCAACCCTCAGAAAACCAGACTTGTGACTTAACAAAAGCCAATTTTGACTTAACCTTGGAACTGGCTGCCATAGAAGCCAAGTCCACAAATGCTGAAAGTGGTCCTAATTACGGGGCCGCATTAGATGTCGCAGTCACAGAACCACAAACTGGTGAGTCAAACACACCGTTGGTACAAAAGAGTGGAGATCATGACACTGTCAGGCAAGAAGTACTTGAATGTCAGAAATCAATTGAAGTTCAGGAGACCAGGACTCGATTCCCAAAGGTCAAACCAAAACCAAATATTTCACAGTTATCAAGAAGTGCACGGTTTAAACCTCAGACCACAAATGAAACGAGCCTGTCTGCAAATATGGAATCCACCTGTAAAACAACAGCTGAAGTAGACCCACAGCTAGCTTCTTTAGAGACACCAGATCAAAGCATCAGTTCAACTCTGACACCAATCATTAACATAGGCTCCGGTTTAATACCTTCAGAGGAACTGAATTCTAGTGTGGAGAAGAATGAAGCAGGTGCTGGACATGCTGCTAGAGAGACAAAGCCCACAGATTCTAAAATAGTTGAAAGTGTTCGTAATTATGAGATGTCATCTGATGCAGAAGCCACAGAATCACAGGCCAAAGAGTCAAAGGCACTTGTAGACCAAGAAGGTGGAGATCATGACTGCAACTTGCAGGATTTACCTGAATGTCAGACCCCGAGTAAAGTTATTTCCACTCATCAGACCAGGAGGAGTCGATTCCCAAAGGTCAAACCAAAACCAAACCTTTCCCAGATATCAAGAAATGAACAGTCTAAACCCGAAACCTCAAAAGAAAGTAGCCCGTCTCGAAACCTGGGATCCACCTGCAAAACAATAGCTCAAATAGAACCACAGGCAGCTTGCACTTCCTCCTTTGAGGCACCACGTCAAAGCACCAGTCTTGCTTCAACTGTGACACCAATCATGAACTCAAGTGCCAGTATGATACAGTCAGAGGAACTGActtctagtgaggagaagatggTAGCCGTTGAACATGCTGCAGGAGACACAAAATCCACAGACGCTGATGAAGTTGAAAGTGGTCAGAATAACGAGTCAGTATCTGAACCCAAAGAGCAAGAGTCAAAGACACCTCTGGTCCCAGAAGGTGGAGATCATGGCACTGCCATGCAAGAAGAATCAGAATGTCAGAAACCAAGAACAGTTTTGCCACTTCAGCAGACCTGGAGAAGTAGATTCAAAAGGATCAAACCAAACCTTCCACAGATGTCAAGAATGTCACAATCTAAACCTCAACTCACAAAAGAAACTAGTCAGTCTGATGTAGAATCACAGCCAACTTGTACCCTCTCTCTTGGGACCTCTGCTCAGAGTGCCAGTTCGGCTTCTAATTTGACGTCAATCATGAACTTAAGCTCCAGTGTGATGCTTTCAAAGGAACAGACTTCTAGTGAAAAGAATATGCTTGGCATTGGACTTGCCGCAGGTGACAAAACCTCCACAGATCCTGAAACAGTCGAAAGTGGTTGTAATAATGAGACTGCAGAAGTCATAGAACCACAGGCTCAAGAGCTAAAGAAAGCTTTGGACCAAGAAGGTGGAGATTATGACAAGGCCCTACCTGAATGTCAGAAACTGAGTGAGGTGGTTTCCGCTCAACAGACCAAGAGGAGTCGATTTCCAAAGGTCAAACCAAAACCAAACGTATGTACATCAAGAACTGCACATGCTAAACCTCAAACCACAAAAGAAATTAGCTTGTCTCCAAATCTTGACTCCACCTGCATAAAAACAGCTAAAGTACAAACACAGCCAGCTGGCATCTCTCTCGAGTTACCAATTCAAAGCACTAGTTCTGCTTCAACTGTGACGCCAATCATAAACTTAGGTGCCAGTATGATACCTTCAGAGGAACTGACTCCTAGTGAGCAGAAAATGGCAGGCATTGAACTTGCCGCGGGAGACACAGAGTCTACAAATTCCGAAACAATTGGGAGTGTTTGTAAAAATGAAGTGTCATCTGATGTATTACTTGCAGAACCACAGGCTGAAGAGTCAAATAAACTTTTGGACCAAGAAGGTGGAGATCATGTTAGTAGCTTGCAGGAGTTACTCAAATGTCAGAAACCGAATGAAGTTGTGTCCGCTCATCAGACCACGAGTCGATTCTCTAAGGTCAAACCAAAACCAAACCTATGCACATCAAGAAGCGCACAAGCTAAACTTCGAACCACAAAAGAAATTATCCCGTCTCCAAATCTTGAATCCACCTGCAAAACAACAGCTGAAGTACAATCACAGTCAATTAGCACCTTCTCTCTCAAGTCACCAAGTCAAAGCACGGGTTGTGCGTCAACTGTGACACCAATCATGAACTTCAGCACCAGTACGATACATTCAGAGGAACTGACTCCTGGTGAGCAAACAATGGCAGGCGTTAGACTTGCTGCAGGTGACCCACTCTCCACAGATCCTGAAACAGTTGAAAGTGTTCGTAATAATGAGGCGGCATCTGATGCAACAGTCAAAGAAACAAATGCTGAAGAGTCAAATACACCTTTGGACCAAGAAAGTGGCGATCATGACAATACCGTGCAAGAGTTACCTGAATGTCAGAACCCCAGTAAAGTTGTTTCTAGGAGGAGTCGATTTCCAAAGGTGAAACCAAACCTTTCCCGGATACCAAGAGGTTCACTGTCTAAATctcaaaacacaaaagaaactAGCCCATCCTCAGATCCTGGATCCACCTGCAAACCAACAGCTGAAGTAGAATCACAGCCGACTTGCTCATTCTCCCTGCAGAAGCAAACAGTCAGTTCTTCAACCGTGACGCCTATCACAAACTCCACTTTTATGCCTTCAGAGGAAATCTCTTCTAGTGAGAAGATATTAGCTCCTGGACCCGCGGCCAGAGACTTAAATTCCACAATTGCCGAAGCAGTTCAAAGTGGTCGTGGTTATGAGGCAGCAGCACAGTCAACGTCTGAGACTTGTCAAAATGTTCCACCCAGTGCAATGACATCTTCAGATGACAATATAGATCAGGAAGACTCTGAGGCATCAAAACACTCTCAAGAAATCATTCAAAGACGGCGACGTCTCCCCAAGATCAAACCCAATATGAGATCCCCTGCTCGAGCAACATTGCAGTCAAAGGATGGACTAGACAAACCCTCCAATGTAACATCAGACTGTCAAACAGTGCCAACAAGAAGTGAGGCAAGGCCACAGCGTGCAAGCAATGAGGTTGTCTCCATGGAAATGTCCATGTCGACTACGCCTCAAGCGCAGAGTGGTGAAACACCAACAGTTGGCGAGGAAACGGCGAGCAATGTTGCTCCTCATCAGGAGACTGTGACAATGACTGGTCCTTTAAATTCCACAACTGAAGCCCCCTCCTTAAACATCCCATTGCCAGATTCAGTCCTGGAAAGTTCTGGAACCAGTGAAGCAAATCTAGTGACCGCAGAGGCTCAAATCCCCAAATG CTGA